One window from the genome of Pedococcus badiiscoriae encodes:
- a CDS encoding thioredoxin domain-containing protein has protein sequence MPNRLADSTSPYLLQHKDNPVDWWPWCPEAFAEARERDVPVLLSVGYAACHWCHVMAHESFEDDEVARVLNAGFVAVKVDREERPDIDAVYMAATTALTGHGGWPMTCLLTPDGDPFFAGTYFPKAQFLQLLAGATDAWTTQRARVLDSGAHIASRLRELSDAGGGQVLDADALDAAVLQLRGQFDHGAAGFGGAPKFPPSMVLEFLLRHHARTGSEDALAMAASTCEVMARGGIYDQLAGGFARYSVDARWVVPHFEKMLYDNAQLLRLYTHLHRTTGDPLARRVALETAEFLLRDLRTDEGGFASALDADTDGVEGLTYAWTPAQLVEVLGEDDGRRAASLLSVTDAGTFEHGSSTLQLLTDPEDDAWWAVTRERLFEARKLRPQPGCDDKVVTSWNGLAIAGLADAGTLLERPDLVDAAVRCAEFVTATHVVDGRLRRTSRGGVVGTAAGVADDYGNLAEGLLALHQATGDATWLGAARGLLTTAVERFSADDGGFHDTSDDAEVLFTRPRSPADNAEPSGQSALAGALLTCSALTGDPGLRDRADAALAVAGRLAVRDPRFAGWTLSVAEAALCGPLQVAVVGTGADADALAETARRSASPGLVVVQGAPDAAGHPLLAQRPLVDGHAAAYVCRGFVCDAPVTDVAALTAALAR, from the coding sequence ATGCCGAACCGTCTGGCCGACTCGACCTCGCCGTACCTGTTGCAGCACAAGGACAACCCGGTCGACTGGTGGCCCTGGTGTCCGGAGGCCTTCGCCGAGGCGCGCGAGCGTGACGTCCCCGTCCTGCTGAGCGTCGGGTATGCCGCGTGCCACTGGTGTCATGTGATGGCCCACGAGTCCTTCGAGGACGATGAGGTGGCGCGAGTGCTCAACGCGGGTTTCGTTGCGGTGAAAGTGGATCGCGAGGAGCGACCGGACATCGACGCGGTGTACATGGCGGCCACGACGGCCCTGACCGGCCACGGCGGCTGGCCGATGACCTGCCTGCTCACTCCCGACGGCGACCCGTTCTTCGCCGGCACCTACTTCCCGAAGGCACAGTTCCTGCAGCTCCTGGCCGGCGCCACCGACGCCTGGACCACCCAGCGCGCCCGCGTCCTCGACAGCGGCGCCCACATCGCCTCGCGGTTGCGGGAGCTGTCCGACGCCGGCGGTGGACAGGTCCTCGACGCCGACGCCCTCGACGCGGCCGTGCTGCAGCTGCGCGGCCAGTTCGACCATGGCGCGGCGGGCTTCGGCGGAGCGCCGAAGTTCCCGCCCTCGATGGTGCTGGAGTTCCTGCTGCGACACCACGCCCGGACCGGCTCCGAGGACGCCCTGGCCATGGCTGCCAGCACCTGCGAGGTGATGGCACGGGGCGGCATCTACGACCAGCTTGCGGGTGGCTTCGCGCGGTACTCGGTCGACGCACGCTGGGTGGTGCCGCACTTCGAGAAGATGCTCTACGACAACGCCCAGCTGCTGCGGCTCTACACGCACCTGCACCGGACCACCGGCGACCCCCTCGCTCGACGGGTGGCGCTGGAGACGGCCGAGTTCCTGCTGCGCGACCTGCGCACCGACGAGGGCGGCTTCGCCTCGGCGCTCGACGCCGACACCGACGGGGTCGAGGGCCTCACCTACGCCTGGACCCCGGCCCAGCTCGTCGAAGTGCTCGGCGAGGACGACGGCCGACGGGCCGCCTCCCTGCTGTCGGTCACGGACGCGGGCACCTTCGAGCACGGGTCATCGACGCTCCAACTGCTCACCGACCCCGAGGACGACGCCTGGTGGGCGGTCACCCGCGAGCGCCTCTTCGAGGCCCGGAAGCTGCGTCCGCAGCCCGGTTGCGACGACAAGGTCGTCACGTCGTGGAACGGCCTGGCCATCGCCGGGCTGGCCGACGCCGGCACCCTGCTCGAGCGCCCCGACCTCGTCGACGCAGCCGTGCGCTGCGCCGAGTTCGTCACCGCCACCCACGTCGTGGACGGGCGTCTCCGCCGCACGTCGCGGGGCGGCGTGGTCGGCACCGCGGCCGGGGTCGCCGACGACTACGGCAACCTCGCAGAGGGGCTGCTCGCCCTTCACCAGGCCACCGGCGATGCCACCTGGCTTGGGGCGGCCCGCGGCCTGCTCACCACCGCGGTCGAGCGGTTCTCGGCCGACGACGGCGGGTTCCACGACACGAGCGACGACGCCGAGGTCCTGTTCACCCGCCCACGAAGCCCAGCCGACAACGCGGAGCCGTCCGGGCAGTCGGCCCTGGCCGGCGCCCTGCTCACCTGCTCGGCACTCACCGGCGACCCGGGGCTGCGCGATCGGGCCGACGCGGCCCTGGCCGTGGCGGGACGGCTCGCCGTGCGCGACCCGCGCTTCGCCGGCTGGACGCTGTCGGTGGCCGAGGCGGCGCTCTGCGGCCCCCTGCAGGTAGCCGTCGTCGGGACCGGGGCAGACGCCGACGCCCTGGCCGAGACCGCGCGTCGCTCGGCCTCACCCGGCCTGGTCGTGGTGCAGGGCGCACCCGACGCAGCGGGCCACCCGCTGCTCGCGCAGCGGCCTCTGGTCGACGGCCACGCCGCGGCATACGTGTGCCGGGGATTCGTGTGCGACGCGCCGGTGACGGACGTCGCCGCGCTCACCGCCGCGTTGGCTCGCTGA
- a CDS encoding histone deacetylase: MQVWYAGYGSNLSRSRFLCYLTGGRPEGASRTYPGARDQSPPQDDRALTLPGEMVFAWDSPTWGGGVAFYDADTPGVTLARAYLVTEQQFADVAAQEMHRAPGVDLDLTQVLHEARHRLGPGRYESLHLVGELEGAPVLTFTTPNLAALQRSSPTAAYLRAIVAGLREAHHLSDEALVTYLLGRPGIAPAWDAASLAELVSEPTRR; the protein is encoded by the coding sequence GTGCAGGTCTGGTACGCGGGCTACGGCAGCAACCTGTCCCGTTCCCGTTTCCTGTGCTACCTGACGGGCGGCCGGCCCGAGGGGGCGAGCCGCACGTACCCGGGCGCCCGAGACCAGAGTCCACCACAGGACGACCGGGCACTCACCCTGCCCGGGGAGATGGTCTTCGCCTGGGACTCGCCCACGTGGGGCGGCGGAGTGGCCTTCTACGACGCGGACACACCGGGCGTGACCCTCGCGCGGGCCTACCTCGTGACCGAGCAGCAGTTCGCTGACGTCGCGGCCCAGGAGATGCATCGCGCGCCCGGGGTCGATCTCGACCTCACCCAGGTCCTGCACGAGGCCCGGCACCGGCTCGGCCCCGGGCGCTATGAGTCGCTCCACCTCGTCGGCGAGCTCGAGGGGGCTCCGGTCCTCACCTTCACGACGCCGAACCTGGCTGCGCTGCAACGCAGCTCACCCACCGCCGCCTACCTGCGGGCGATCGTCGCCGGCCTGCGCGAGGCGCACCACCTCTCGGACGAGGCGCTGGTGACCTACCTGCTCGGGCGACCGGGGATCGCTCCCGCCTGGGACGCGGCCTCGCTGGCGGAGCTCGTCAGCGAGCCAACGCGGCGGTGA
- a CDS encoding FAD:protein FMN transferase, translating to MASSTPRRAFVEQVMGMPVSIHVRAQSDAGLEDPQVATAVEQVFGVLRRVDSVFSTWREDSDLMRLRRGDLDPAEAHPWLAEVERLCAEAERRTDGLFSASFDRAATGAAYDPTGLVKGWAVEQAAMHLRHVPGVSWCVNAGGDLLAGAGHATSPSTWLVGVQDPREAGEVAATIPLRSGGLATSGTAARGAHIVDPRTGRVIARDGSATVWGPSLLWADVWATALFVDPLAGERALEAAEPAYRSLLL from the coding sequence GTGGCGAGCAGTACCCCGCGGCGGGCCTTTGTCGAACAGGTCATGGGTATGCCGGTCTCCATCCACGTGCGGGCGCAGTCGGACGCGGGGCTGGAGGATCCGCAGGTCGCGACGGCGGTGGAGCAGGTGTTCGGCGTGCTGCGCCGGGTCGACTCGGTGTTCAGCACGTGGCGCGAGGACTCCGACCTGATGCGGCTGCGGCGCGGTGACCTCGACCCGGCCGAGGCACATCCTTGGCTCGCCGAGGTGGAGCGGCTGTGCGCCGAGGCGGAACGCCGCACGGACGGCCTGTTCAGCGCCTCGTTCGACAGGGCCGCCACCGGGGCCGCCTACGACCCGACGGGGCTGGTCAAGGGGTGGGCCGTCGAGCAGGCCGCGATGCACCTGCGGCACGTGCCGGGAGTCTCCTGGTGCGTCAACGCCGGAGGAGACCTCCTCGCCGGCGCCGGCCACGCGACCTCACCGAGCACCTGGCTGGTCGGGGTGCAGGACCCCCGCGAGGCGGGGGAGGTCGCCGCGACGATCCCGCTGCGCAGCGGTGGGTTGGCGACCTCCGGCACGGCCGCCCGGGGGGCGCACATCGTGGACCCCCGGACCGGCAGGGTCATCGCCCGCGACGGTTCGGCGACCGTCTGGGGGCCGAGCCTGCTGTGGGCCGACGTCTGGGCGACTGCCCTGTTCGTGGACCCGCTGGCGGGGGAGCGCGCGCTGGAAGCCGCGGAGCCGGCATACCGCTCGTTGCTGCTCTGA
- a CDS encoding FMN-binding protein — translation MRRITLWALSTLTTLVLLFSYHTSTAGSGTTLGAGTSVRAPAAGGTSSGGPTSTGSGASGSTSGSASGATSGSTSGSTSVTKSSGSTAAAKTYTGDTVQTRWGPVQVQITVKNGKITASQAVVYPSGNGRDEEINSVALPILSQEVVQHQSANIDMVSGATVTSDGYLSSLQSAIDKAHL, via the coding sequence ATGCGACGAATCACGTTGTGGGCGTTGTCCACCCTGACCACCCTGGTGCTGCTCTTCAGCTACCACACCTCGACCGCGGGCTCGGGGACGACGCTGGGCGCCGGCACCTCCGTGCGGGCCCCGGCCGCCGGCGGCACGTCGTCCGGCGGGCCGACGAGCACCGGCTCCGGCGCCTCCGGAAGCACCTCCGGAAGCGCCTCGGGCGCGACCTCCGGAAGCACTTCGGGCAGCACCTCGGTGACGAAGAGCTCAGGCAGCACCGCCGCGGCGAAGACGTACACCGGCGACACGGTGCAGACCCGCTGGGGCCCGGTGCAGGTCCAGATCACCGTGAAGAACGGCAAGATCACCGCGTCCCAGGCAGTCGTCTACCCCAGTGGCAACGGCCGGGACGAGGAGATCAACTCCGTGGCCCTGCCGATCCTCAGCCAGGAGGTCGTGCAGCACCAGAGCGCCAACATCGACATGGTCTCCGGCGCGACGGTGACCTCCGATGGGTACCTGTCGTCGTTGCAGTCGGCGATCGACAAGGCCCACCTGTGA